A window of Callospermophilus lateralis isolate mCalLat2 chromosome 17, mCalLat2.hap1, whole genome shotgun sequence contains these coding sequences:
- the LOC143382822 gene encoding small integral membrane protein 30-like, producing the protein MSLQDPNIVTSVSTQLLLVLISLLLVLLVVETLETGDVIATLLDVILSITGICACLGVYAQKQNGQITFKGLLNQTLP; encoded by the exons ATGAG CCTTCAAGATCCCAATATCGTAACCTCAGTTTCAACACAATTGTTATTAGTTCTCATTTCATTGCTTTTGGTTCTGCTAGTTGTTGAAACACTAGAAACCGGGGACGTAATCGCTACCTTGTTAGATGTGATTCTCAGCATTACAGGCATTTGTGCTTGCCTTGGTGTGTATGCACAAAAGCAGAATGGACAGATAACTTTTAAGGGCCTCCTGAATCAAACTTTGCCCTGA